Sequence from the Deinococcus radiotolerans genome:
CCGCAGCGAAGTGCAGGTAAGCCTGCGCCCACTGCCGGGGCCAGTGATCCTCGGGGCGGTCGAAGGCGGCGGTGACCTCCCAGTCGCGCCGGGCGAGTTCCAGCGAGTCCCGGATGCCCAGGCGGCGCTGCTCGGGGCTGTCCACGAAGAACAGTCCGCCGAAGGACCAGTACGCCTGCCCGCCGAGGTTCCGCTCCCCTTCCTGATCCAGCAGCAGTACGGACCGGCCCGCGTCGGCCAGTTCAGCTGCGGCGACCAGTCCGGCCAGTCCGGCGCCCACGACAATCACGTCCGCCTGAGGTGTCGACATGACCTATTGAACAGGGTTTGGCAGACCTGTTCAAGAGGTCGGGCTGGTCCTATGCTGGGCAGGTGCCCGCCCCCGCCACGGACAACCGAGCCGCCACTGTCGTGCAGCACGTGCAGCGCCTCATTCAGGTGGGCGCGCTGCCGCCGGGCGCGCCCCTTCCCTCCGAGGGGCAGCTGAGTGCCACGCTGGGCATCAGCCGCGGCATGGTCCGCGAGGGCTACCGCATGCTGGCTGCCACGGGCGCCGTGACCCTCCGCAACGGCCGCGCGCCCCGCGTTGCCGCCCTGAATGCCGATCCGATCGCCGCGATGTTCCGGCACGTCCTCGACACGCGGCAGGTGAGCGCTCCGGACGTGCTGGAATTCCGCCGCGCCACCGAACTGCAGGCTGCGCCACTGGCCGCACTGCGCCGCAGCGACGCGCAGGCCGCTGCCCTCCTGGCGGCCGCGGCAGCCATGCAGGACACGCCGGACCTCCTGCCGCAGGACCTGGCCTTCCATGAGCTGCTGGCCGACAGTTCCGGCAATCCGCTGTTCAGCGTGATCGCCCAGACCTTCCGCGTGCTCACCGAGCGGTCCATCCGGCAGGGCCAGCATCATTACACCGATCCCTTCCACCGGACCGCCTACGCCGAGGCGCACCTTGAGATCGCGCGGTCCATCCAGCAGCGTGACCCCACGCACGCCCAGCAGGCCATGCAGCGGCACTACGAGCAGGCGGAACTGGCCACCCTGCTCTAGGGCGTCAGGGCAGCTCGACCCGCGTGAAGTGCTCCACGGTCGGGAACGGGTCGTAGAAATGATGCAGGAGCCCGCGCCAGTCCTGGTACTCCGCGCTG
This genomic interval carries:
- a CDS encoding FadR/GntR family transcriptional regulator, which gives rise to MPAPATDNRAATVVQHVQRLIQVGALPPGAPLPSEGQLSATLGISRGMVREGYRMLAATGAVTLRNGRAPRVAALNADPIAAMFRHVLDTRQVSAPDVLEFRRATELQAAPLAALRRSDAQAAALLAAAAAMQDTPDLLPQDLAFHELLADSSGNPLFSVIAQTFRVLTERSIRQGQHHYTDPFHRTAYAEAHLEIARSIQQRDPTHAQQAMQRHYEQAELATLL